One window of Candidatus Dormiibacterota bacterium genomic DNA carries:
- the rnc gene encoding ribonuclease III: protein MRRPSTTHARDGTARAPDLAGIEKRLAYTFRDRSHLVRALTHSSHAHEESGGPDNEALEFLGDATLGYFVAHTLLERFPEMDEGGLSKFKAFLVSRTNLAAAARGIDLGLFLRLGKTAEKGQGRTKESLLADALEAVIAAVLVDGGDAAARRLVTHLFGAQIDGLSREDIEKKDYKTGLQEWMQARGRPTPHYRVVTTEGPPHDPTFHVSLSSEGREIARGRGRTKKEAEQRSARMALRLLQRDPNRS from the coding sequence GTGCGCCGTCCCTCCACGACGCACGCCCGTGACGGGACGGCGCGCGCCCCCGACCTGGCCGGGATCGAGAAGCGTCTGGCCTACACCTTCCGCGACCGGAGTCACCTGGTGCGCGCCCTCACGCACTCGTCGCACGCCCACGAAGAGAGCGGCGGTCCGGACAACGAGGCCCTCGAGTTCCTGGGGGACGCGACGCTCGGCTACTTCGTGGCCCACACCCTGCTCGAGCGCTTCCCGGAGATGGATGAAGGGGGCCTGTCGAAGTTCAAGGCGTTCCTGGTCAGCCGCACCAACCTTGCGGCCGCCGCCCGGGGGATCGATCTCGGCCTCTTCCTGCGGCTCGGGAAGACCGCCGAGAAGGGGCAGGGGCGGACCAAGGAGTCGCTCCTGGCGGACGCTCTCGAGGCGGTCATCGCGGCGGTCCTCGTGGACGGCGGCGACGCGGCTGCGCGTCGCCTGGTCACCCACCTGTTCGGCGCGCAGATCGACGGTCTGAGCCGCGAGGACATCGAGAAGAAGGACTACAAGACCGGGCTGCAGGAATGGATGCAGGCGCGGGGGAGGCCGACACCACACTATCGGGTGGTCACGACCGAAGGACCGCCGCACGACCCGACCTTCCACGTGAGCCTGTCTTCGGAAGGCCGGGAGATCGCGCGCGGCCGGGGGCGCACCAAGAAAGAGGCGGAGCAGCGGTCGGCCCGGATGGCCCTGCGTCTCCTGCAGCGTGATCCGAATCGATCCTAA
- a CDS encoding MopE-related protein gives MRFQMILALVFLGVAVVGVDAHGSCTATVPLYHGLDSYFACSDSTPVSALAWQVSSATGVNSGTADIVSPAAQGDDRTRIFADWGSYGFLGCPMTGYVAQRIALVVRDEQGRGVIVSVGDSDLGLGYLIEAAHPYDVSSGQSTPLACSDVAGQPKVISRTTEATGQVTLALHVDPPVVYSDCDLDSLGRVLGSCRDGWQANPAPGALYTSVQPCSGRVDLRRSLWTPTGVVPDANGDATLTVTPPGGPGCLLVGATATIGGFESGAVLGFVQVPGAACEDRDADGWTDCQGDCDDLDASRHPGKPEICDGIDNDCDGRIDDNLIGVAEVCDGLDNNCDGVVDNEGACSLPCQSLQKIGGDAQETSGALGPRTRSTIWTGTGYAVAWSDSRDGDDEEIYLARLSGSGAKIGSDVRVTHAPFQSILPRLAWTGTEYGLVWQDARDSTTALDGHWEVYFARLSADGVKTSEDVRITNSVDDLLPDSSEPAIAWTGSEYGIAWVGASGGRQIYFTRLDPSGGRLLSPVRVTLPPANALHPAIVWTGSEYGLVWVDYRNGSTLDIHFVRLDASGARIGAETLVSTVPDDIDAAPSLTWTGSEYGIVWRDQRMGNPEIFLARLTATGVKIGDDTRVSNDPGRSDLPSVVWTGSQYGISFVDDREGNNEVYLSLVDGTGVKAGPDLRVTSTPGYSGDVALTWTGNEFGVAWREPVLGNNEVFFTRLACNCVDRDGDGFPVCSESDDTRASVHPGAVEICDGLDNNGNGLVDEDTIGVDTDGDGIHNVCDNCPSVANTTQIDFDHDHVGDACDTCPTIPNPDQDPAVCEQRIDPISISFTSLLGRGAGTVTWTTTHEVDVSSFNIVVFDSHGNRSPQNLVPIPCEECITGSPHTYVFTVPKHKSGANTFVELVRRNGTIELWGPASRQ, from the coding sequence ATGCGGTTCCAGATGATACTGGCCCTGGTGTTTCTCGGAGTTGCAGTCGTCGGCGTCGATGCCCACGGCTCCTGCACCGCGACAGTCCCCCTGTACCATGGCCTGGATTCCTATTTCGCATGCTCCGACAGCACACCTGTGTCGGCGCTTGCCTGGCAGGTGTCGAGCGCCACCGGCGTGAACAGCGGAACGGCGGACATCGTCAGCCCCGCTGCCCAGGGGGACGATCGCACGAGGATTTTCGCCGACTGGGGGAGCTACGGATTCCTTGGCTGTCCCATGACCGGCTATGTCGCGCAGCGGATCGCCCTGGTGGTGAGAGACGAGCAGGGCCGAGGGGTCATCGTGTCCGTCGGCGACAGCGATCTGGGACTGGGCTATCTGATTGAGGCCGCCCACCCCTATGACGTCAGTTCCGGCCAAAGCACGCCACTGGCCTGCAGCGACGTCGCCGGCCAGCCGAAGGTGATCTCCCGGACGACGGAGGCCACGGGTCAGGTCACGCTCGCCCTGCATGTCGATCCTCCCGTCGTCTACAGTGATTGTGACCTGGATTCTCTCGGCAGGGTCCTGGGATCCTGCCGGGATGGATGGCAGGCCAACCCCGCTCCGGGTGCCCTCTACACCAGTGTCCAGCCGTGCAGCGGGCGCGTCGATCTTCGCCGCTCTCTATGGACGCCGACCGGTGTCGTTCCCGACGCCAACGGCGACGCGACCCTCACAGTGACTCCGCCGGGTGGCCCGGGGTGCCTGCTGGTGGGCGCGACCGCCACGATCGGCGGCTTCGAGTCGGGTGCCGTGCTTGGGTTCGTCCAGGTACCCGGCGCCGCCTGCGAGGATCGCGATGCAGACGGGTGGACGGACTGCCAGGGAGATTGCGACGACCTGGACGCGTCGAGGCACCCCGGCAAGCCGGAAATCTGCGACGGCATCGACAACGACTGCGACGGCCGCATCGACGACAATCTCATCGGTGTTGCCGAGGTTTGCGACGGTCTCGACAACAACTGCGATGGTGTCGTGGACAACGAGGGCGCATGTTCATTGCCCTGCCAGTCCTTGCAGAAGATCGGCGGCGACGCGCAGGAAACGAGTGGTGCATTGGGCCCCCGCACCCGCTCGACCATCTGGACGGGCACCGGATACGCGGTGGCCTGGTCGGATTCCCGCGACGGTGACGATGAGGAGATTTACCTGGCCCGCCTTTCAGGGTCGGGAGCCAAGATCGGCAGCGACGTCCGCGTCACCCATGCTCCGTTCCAGTCGATCCTCCCCAGGCTGGCATGGACCGGAACGGAATACGGTCTCGTCTGGCAGGATGCGAGAGACTCGACCACCGCTCTGGATGGACATTGGGAGGTGTACTTCGCACGTCTCAGCGCGGATGGGGTCAAGACCAGCGAGGACGTGCGTATCACCAACAGCGTGGACGACCTGCTGCCGGATTCGAGCGAACCTGCCATCGCCTGGACGGGATCAGAATACGGGATCGCATGGGTCGGCGCGTCGGGCGGCCGGCAGATCTATTTCACGCGGCTGGATCCCTCGGGCGGGAGGCTTCTCAGTCCCGTGCGCGTCACCCTGCCTCCGGCGAATGCGCTGCACCCTGCAATTGTCTGGACGGGCTCGGAGTACGGCCTGGTCTGGGTCGATTATCGAAACGGCTCAACCCTGGACATCCACTTCGTCCGGCTGGACGCGAGCGGCGCGAGGATTGGCGCGGAGACCCTCGTCTCCACGGTCCCTGACGATATCGACGCTGCACCCTCGCTCACCTGGACGGGCAGCGAGTACGGCATCGTCTGGCGCGATCAACGCATGGGAAACCCGGAGATCTTCCTGGCCCGTCTGACGGCAACGGGTGTCAAGATCGGCGACGACACCCGCGTCAGCAACGATCCCGGTCGATCCGATCTTCCCTCCGTCGTCTGGACAGGTTCCCAGTACGGGATCTCCTTCGTGGACGACCGAGAGGGAAACAATGAGGTATACCTCTCTCTTGTTGACGGGACGGGTGTGAAGGCAGGCCCGGACCTGCGGGTCACTTCGACACCCGGATACTCGGGAGATGTGGCGCTGACCTGGACCGGGAATGAGTTCGGAGTGGCTTGGCGGGAGCCTGTACTCGGCAACAATGAGGTCTTCTTCACGCGCCTCGCCTGCAACTGCGTGGACAGGGATGGGGACGGGTTCCCGGTCTGCAGTGAATCCGACGACACGAGAGCGTCCGTCCATCCCGGAGCGGTGGAGATTTGCGACGGCCTCGACAACAACGGCAACGGCCTGGTGGACGAAGACACGATCGGCGTGGATACAGATGGAGATGGCATCCATAACGTTTGCGACAATTGCCCGTCGGTTGCAAACACGACGCAGATCGATTTCGATCACGATCATGTCGGTGACGCCTGCGACACCTGTCCGACCATTCCGAATCCGGATCAAGATCCCGCGGTCTGTGAGCAGCGGATCGATCCGATCAGCATCTCCTTCACGAGCCTCCTGGGCCGGGGGGCGGGAACGGTCACCTGGACGACCACTCACGAAGTCGACGTCTCCTCCTTCAACATCGTGGTGTTCGATTCGCACGGGAACAGGAGCCCGCAGAACCTTGTCCCGATCCCGTGCGAGGAGTGCATTACCGGATCGCCGCATACCTACGTCTTCACGGTGCCCAAGCACAAGAGCGGGGCCAATACGTTCGTCGAGCTGGTGCGGAGGAACGGTACGATCGAGCTCTGGGGCCCGGCCTCGAGACAGTAG
- a CDS encoding tetratricopeptide repeat protein, whose product MTESSNRRAVPEWVWVAALGVLALTLRLVYVFQVKDTSLVTPDELDPGFYYNWAKEIASGDWLGKGAFVQSPLYAYLLGFLMTLIGKSVGPILVFQSLVGTATVLLTYVLGRRLFGHWHGVLAGLLIALYGPFLFFEGMVMKTFLSPFLTVLLLLVLDVARQAARSDGEAPGRRVLWLFGAAGAVFGLTTLDRDNFILLAPILAVLALWLGGGLRRRGLLAAGAFTLGTVLMIVPVTVRNWAVSHEFVLLTTGGGEVFFIGNNADANGLYVPPPFVRPDPKYEHADFVARASEISGKRVTAMQSSWFWFDQGMQFIKEEPLSWLRLIGRKFVQFWNFYELPDNLDYQILQRFSSLLAAVNVTFPPPGWATLSVPSGSSWAAVRIHLVSTFGTIAPLGLLGIFLTRRQWRRLVPLYVLLFGYMATVLLFFNFSRFRVPVVPILAVFAAESLLAIGRVTGRLGRTALALARRSGDIAAQARALVPGWPQAAACGLLALLVVGINVEWPRGVVPAIEQALITGNAHYAMLDIEKAQQAYLLGLLLLGEGPQGLQGDTDLQARFGPQVTREALMKELEAESIARGPQFKGIHIGIHHGLGLTLLVQAKGLLAKGDRTTALPLVDQAVAQFNEALRLAPAYLLSIRKMAVAFDLKGDQPAAIEWLRKGADLWPDDLQTRVELAEALFRTGEYKEALRQLDEARAANVTIEPDELARLYFNRGLILFQGLNDPGRALYNLKKSLEINPTYSQAAVIRKTIMTLQTRGIQPISDEPARAAPSPPSSAPPAEGQAKPDSTTSGR is encoded by the coding sequence GTGACGGAATCCTCGAACAGACGCGCGGTTCCGGAGTGGGTGTGGGTCGCGGCGCTGGGTGTTCTGGCGCTGACGCTCCGGCTCGTCTACGTCTTCCAGGTCAAGGACACGTCGCTGGTCACGCCCGACGAGCTCGACCCCGGCTTCTACTACAACTGGGCGAAGGAGATCGCCTCCGGCGACTGGCTCGGCAAGGGGGCGTTCGTGCAGAGCCCGCTGTACGCCTATCTGCTCGGCTTCCTGATGACCCTGATCGGCAAGTCGGTCGGCCCGATCCTGGTCTTCCAGTCGCTGGTCGGCACGGCCACGGTGCTGCTCACCTACGTCCTGGGGAGGCGGCTGTTCGGACACTGGCACGGTGTCCTCGCCGGTCTCCTGATCGCCCTGTACGGCCCCTTCCTGTTCTTCGAGGGGATGGTCATGAAGACCTTCCTCTCCCCCTTCCTGACGGTCCTCCTCCTCCTCGTCCTCGACGTGGCACGACAGGCGGCGCGCTCGGACGGTGAAGCGCCCGGCAGGCGTGTGCTGTGGCTGTTCGGGGCGGCCGGTGCGGTGTTCGGGCTGACGACGCTCGACCGCGACAATTTCATCCTGCTGGCGCCGATCCTCGCCGTCCTGGCCCTGTGGCTCGGCGGCGGCTTGAGGCGGCGCGGGCTTCTGGCGGCGGGGGCGTTCACCCTCGGGACGGTCCTGATGATCGTCCCGGTGACGGTGCGCAACTGGGCGGTGTCGCACGAGTTCGTGCTGCTGACGACGGGAGGCGGCGAGGTCTTCTTCATCGGCAACAACGCGGACGCCAACGGCCTGTACGTGCCGCCGCCTTTCGTGCGGCCGGACCCGAAGTACGAGCATGCCGACTTCGTGGCGCGGGCCTCGGAGATCAGCGGCAAGCGCGTGACCGCGATGCAGTCCTCGTGGTTCTGGTTCGATCAGGGGATGCAGTTCATCAAGGAAGAGCCGCTCTCCTGGCTGCGGCTCATCGGCAGGAAGTTCGTCCAGTTCTGGAACTTCTACGAGCTGCCCGACAATCTCGACTACCAGATCCTGCAGCGCTTTTCGTCGCTGCTCGCCGCCGTGAACGTGACGTTCCCGCCTCCGGGCTGGGCCACTCTCAGCGTCCCGTCCGGGTCGTCCTGGGCGGCGGTGCGGATCCACCTCGTCTCGACGTTCGGCACGATAGCACCGCTCGGTCTCCTGGGGATCTTCCTGACCAGGCGCCAGTGGCGTCGTCTCGTGCCGCTCTACGTCCTGCTGTTCGGGTACATGGCGACTGTGCTGCTGTTCTTCAACTTCTCGCGCTTCCGCGTGCCGGTGGTCCCGATCCTGGCCGTGTTCGCAGCCGAGAGCCTGCTGGCCATCGGCCGCGTCACGGGGCGGCTCGGCCGGACCGCCCTGGCGCTGGCGCGGCGCTCGGGCGACATCGCGGCACAGGCGCGCGCCCTCGTGCCCGGGTGGCCGCAGGCCGCGGCCTGCGGCCTGCTGGCCCTCCTGGTGGTCGGCATCAACGTCGAGTGGCCCCGCGGCGTCGTGCCGGCCATCGAGCAGGCGCTGATCACCGGGAACGCCCACTACGCCATGCTGGACATCGAAAAAGCCCAGCAGGCCTACCTGCTCGGACTCCTGCTTCTCGGCGAGGGGCCGCAGGGGTTGCAGGGGGACACCGATCTGCAGGCGCGGTTCGGGCCTCAGGTGACGCGCGAGGCGCTCATGAAAGAGCTGGAGGCCGAGTCGATCGCGCGCGGGCCGCAGTTCAAGGGAATCCACATCGGCATCCATCACGGACTCGGCCTGACGCTCCTGGTGCAGGCGAAGGGCCTTCTCGCGAAGGGGGATCGCACGACGGCGCTGCCGCTGGTCGACCAGGCCGTGGCGCAGTTCAACGAGGCGCTGAGGCTCGCCCCGGCCTACCTCCTGTCGATCCGCAAGATGGCCGTGGCCTTCGACCTGAAGGGGGATCAGCCGGCGGCGATCGAGTGGCTGCGCAAGGGAGCGGACCTCTGGCCGGACGATCTTCAGACGCGCGTCGAGCTGGCGGAGGCGCTCTTCCGGACCGGCGAGTACAAGGAGGCGCTGAGACAGCTCGACGAGGCCCGCGCCGCCAACGTCACCATCGAGCCGGACGAGCTGGCCCGGCTCTACTTCAACCGGGGCCTGATCCTCTTCCAGGGGCTCAACGACCCCGGACGGGCGCTGTACAACCTCAAGAAGTCCCTGGAGATCAACCCGACGTATTCGCAGGCGGCTGTGATCCGCAAGACGATCATGACCCTGCAGACACGCGGCATCCAGCCGATCAGCGACGAGCCCGCGCGCGCGGCGCCCAGCCCGCCGTCCTCCGCGCCCCCGGCCGAGGGACAGGCGAAGCCGGATTCGACGACCTCCGGCCGTTAG
- a CDS encoding acyltransferase: MASRPVPLANQDVARLYERFIEHLGSRLENPKVDRDVLCRDVLTEIHYGEGPRYADLIEDGSRPAGERLLIAQLDPRNVTLEAEYYAECDPARYNRVKPLLWLWIQFDHSPLGQNVHLGVMVRRLLAKHIFKRCGENVRIFRDVEVSFGYNLSVGDNTTIHRKVLLDDRGEIVIGSRVSISDYANIYSHNHDIEDIERVTCSRTLIGDGARITYHAVVLSGTTVGKNAMVGTMGVVTRPVPDHHINVGIPAKSVRVKREGLRGKESDGASGSALPRPVHE, encoded by the coding sequence GTGGCCTCGCGACCCGTCCCGCTCGCCAACCAGGACGTCGCACGACTGTACGAACGGTTCATCGAGCACCTCGGCAGCCGTCTCGAAAACCCGAAGGTCGACCGCGACGTCCTGTGCCGCGACGTCCTGACGGAGATCCACTACGGAGAAGGGCCGCGCTACGCGGACCTGATCGAGGACGGTTCGCGGCCCGCGGGCGAGCGGCTGCTCATCGCCCAGCTCGATCCGCGCAACGTCACGCTCGAGGCCGAGTACTACGCCGAATGTGACCCGGCGCGCTACAACAGGGTCAAGCCGCTCCTGTGGCTGTGGATCCAGTTCGACCACTCGCCCCTGGGACAGAACGTGCACCTCGGCGTCATGGTGCGGCGGCTCCTGGCGAAGCACATCTTCAAGCGTTGCGGCGAGAACGTCCGGATCTTCCGCGACGTGGAGGTGTCGTTCGGCTACAACCTCTCGGTGGGGGACAACACGACGATCCACCGCAAGGTCCTGCTCGATGATCGCGGCGAGATCGTCATCGGCAGCCGTGTGTCGATCTCGGACTACGCCAACATCTATTCGCACAACCACGACATCGAGGACATTGAGCGCGTCACCTGCAGCCGGACGCTGATCGGCGACGGCGCGCGCATCACCTACCACGCGGTCGTCCTCTCCGGGACAACGGTGGGGAAGAACGCCATGGTCGGCACCATGGGGGTCGTCACGCGCCCCGTGCCGGACCATCACATCAACGTCGGGATCCCGGCCAAGAGCGTCCGCGTCAAGCGGGAGGGTCTCAGGGGGAAGGAGAGCGACGGCGCTTCAGGTTCGGCGCTGCCCCGGCCGGTGCATGAGTAG
- a CDS encoding DNA translocase FtsK 4TM domain-containing protein, translated as MARGFWAEAMAIILMAVAILLVLSLASYHADDPVPWPLGQWTNEPVHNLVGIAGALCAELLQQLLGYAAWAVPPLLLLLGWEVFWRRSGRAFSRIAGCLLLVPAAAACLSLVFDEGVGPLARQAGGWFGYAFAHVLSRLLNRWGALVAALAIVITSLLIVTRASIVEALRAISARAAALMRNAWLAWVRHREVRRKEALRLEVARRQRERRAAVAAAAVPDDEPHIEPHAAAPIPVAATDLLVSVPADGKAVAAAAARRSAARAAAAAKGKAEAPAAGQPQFDFGETPPRYTPPPLSLLNPPTHDVQVDEKELVETARILTEKCREFDVTGQVIAIQPGPVVTVFEFKPDPGVKYSKIVTLSEDLCLAIEAESIRIDRIAGKSTVGMEVPNKKRETISLRELLAGERFQKSAAPLTLALGKEINGEPYYADLARMPHLLVAGSTGSGKSVSVNTFLTSILYKSSPEEVKFIMIDPKRLELGLYENIPHLLTPLVTDTKKAANALRWAVLEMERRYKQLAEAGVRGIDQYNLVVRRDLKERAAAAGVATAPADGTAAAAAATVEESAPPASARVPTVAGETPKPLPYVVIVIDELADLMMTTGIEVEEAITRLAQMARAVGIHLILSTQRPSVDIITGVIKANFPCRIAMRVSSKVDSRTILDSNGAEQLLGQGDMLFIPPGSARLIRLHGPLVTEVEATRIVSFLKKQAKPQYDESVTRDEPQGAAAGGAASDEDVDPAYDQAVRLAVQMGQISVSHIQRRLKLGYARAARLVDMMEQNGIVGPADGSKPREVLVEPEFLERMNQMREERT; from the coding sequence GTGGCCAGAGGCTTCTGGGCGGAGGCGATGGCCATAATCCTGATGGCCGTGGCCATCCTGCTGGTGCTGAGCCTCGCCTCCTATCACGCCGACGATCCTGTCCCCTGGCCCCTCGGGCAGTGGACGAACGAGCCGGTGCACAACCTCGTCGGCATCGCCGGGGCGCTGTGCGCCGAGCTGCTCCAGCAGCTCCTCGGCTACGCGGCCTGGGCGGTGCCTCCCCTCCTTCTCCTCCTCGGCTGGGAGGTCTTCTGGCGCCGCAGCGGGAGGGCCTTCAGCCGCATCGCGGGCTGCCTCCTGCTGGTCCCGGCGGCCGCCGCCTGTCTGAGTCTTGTGTTCGACGAGGGAGTGGGGCCGCTGGCGCGACAGGCCGGCGGCTGGTTCGGATATGCCTTCGCCCACGTCCTGTCGCGTCTCCTGAACCGCTGGGGGGCCCTGGTCGCGGCGCTGGCGATCGTCATCACCAGCCTCCTGATCGTGACGCGCGCCTCGATCGTCGAGGCCCTGCGCGCCATCTCGGCGCGCGCCGCAGCGCTCATGCGGAACGCGTGGCTGGCCTGGGTCAGGCACCGCGAGGTCCGCCGGAAGGAGGCGCTGCGCCTCGAGGTGGCGCGTCGCCAGCGCGAGCGGCGCGCGGCGGTCGCGGCCGCCGCGGTGCCGGACGACGAGCCCCATATCGAGCCGCACGCCGCGGCGCCGATCCCGGTCGCCGCGACCGATCTCCTGGTGTCCGTACCGGCCGACGGCAAGGCCGTCGCGGCGGCCGCCGCCCGCCGCAGCGCCGCCCGCGCCGCGGCCGCGGCGAAAGGGAAGGCCGAGGCGCCGGCCGCGGGACAGCCCCAGTTCGACTTCGGCGAGACCCCGCCGCGTTACACGCCCCCTCCCCTGTCGCTCCTCAACCCGCCGACGCACGACGTGCAGGTGGACGAGAAGGAGCTGGTCGAGACGGCGCGCATCCTGACCGAGAAGTGCCGCGAATTCGACGTCACCGGGCAGGTGATCGCCATCCAGCCCGGCCCGGTCGTGACGGTATTCGAGTTCAAGCCGGACCCCGGCGTGAAGTACAGCAAGATCGTCACGCTGTCGGAAGACCTGTGCCTGGCGATCGAGGCGGAGTCGATCCGCATCGACCGCATCGCCGGCAAGTCGACCGTCGGCATGGAGGTGCCGAACAAGAAGCGCGAGACGATCTCCCTGCGCGAGCTCCTGGCGGGCGAGCGCTTCCAGAAATCCGCCGCGCCCCTCACGCTCGCCCTCGGCAAGGAGATCAACGGCGAGCCGTACTACGCCGACCTGGCGCGCATGCCGCACCTCCTGGTGGCCGGCTCGACGGGGTCGGGCAAGAGCGTCTCGGTGAACACCTTCCTGACGTCGATCCTCTACAAGTCGAGTCCCGAGGAAGTGAAGTTCATCATGATCGATCCGAAGCGCCTCGAGCTCGGCCTTTACGAGAATATCCCGCACCTCCTGACACCGCTCGTGACCGACACCAAGAAGGCGGCGAACGCGCTGCGCTGGGCGGTGCTGGAGATGGAGCGGCGCTACAAGCAGCTCGCCGAGGCCGGCGTCCGCGGCATCGACCAGTACAACCTGGTCGTCAGGCGCGACCTCAAGGAGCGCGCGGCCGCGGCCGGAGTCGCGACCGCTCCGGCCGACGGAACGGCGGCCGCCGCCGCGGCGACGGTGGAGGAGTCGGCCCCCCCGGCGAGCGCCCGCGTGCCGACAGTCGCCGGCGAGACGCCGAAGCCGTTGCCGTACGTGGTCATCGTCATCGACGAGCTGGCCGACCTGATGATGACCACCGGCATCGAGGTGGAAGAGGCGATCACGCGTCTGGCGCAGATGGCCCGGGCGGTCGGAATCCATCTCATCCTGTCGACCCAGAGACCCTCGGTCGACATCATCACCGGCGTCATCAAGGCGAACTTCCCCTGTCGCATCGCCATGCGCGTGTCGTCGAAGGTCGATTCACGCACCATCCTCGACAGCAACGGCGCGGAGCAGCTCCTGGGACAGGGGGACATGCTGTTCATCCCGCCCGGGTCGGCCCGTCTCATCCGCCTGCACGGACCCCTGGTCACCGAGGTCGAGGCGACCCGTATCGTGTCGTTCCTCAAGAAGCAGGCGAAGCCGCAGTACGACGAATCGGTGACCCGCGACGAGCCGCAGGGCGCCGCTGCGGGTGGAGCGGCGAGCGATGAGGACGTGGACCCGGCCTACGACCAGGCGGTGCGGCTGGCCGTCCAGATGGGGCAGATCTCAGTCTCCCACATCCAGCGCCGGCTGAAGCTGGGGTACGCGCGGGCCGCGCGACTCGTGGACATGATGGAGCAGAACGGTATCGTCGGTCCCGCCGACGGCAGTAAGCCGCGCGAAGTTCTGGTCGAGCCGGAGTTCCTCGAACGGATGAACCAGATGCGCGAGGAGCGGACCTGA